A region from the Melioribacter roseus P3M-2 genome encodes:
- a CDS encoding methyltransferase family protein, with translation MSNFATKIFKYRSYTPLPFLLLMLIFQEATPASLIVGFIIVLVGEFFRLWGVSYAGSETRTTGGVGGTYLVVSGAFAHVRNPLYFGNLLIYTGIGVMSMALYPYLLVAALAFFIWQYRVIIKEEENYLRNKFGQSYEDYCNEVPRWIPTFSKYKNPGLPQPEFNLKAGLKSERRTLQAISVTVLLLIILYLVTN, from the coding sequence ATGAGCAACTTTGCAACTAAGATTTTCAAGTACAGAAGTTATACTCCATTGCCTTTTCTATTGCTGATGCTGATATTTCAGGAAGCCACCCCGGCAAGCCTGATTGTCGGGTTTATAATTGTTTTGGTCGGAGAATTTTTCAGACTCTGGGGAGTGTCGTACGCAGGCAGCGAAACGCGCACTACGGGAGGCGTAGGGGGAACTTATCTCGTAGTTTCAGGCGCATTCGCTCACGTACGTAATCCTCTCTATTTCGGCAATCTATTAATTTATACCGGCATCGGCGTTATGTCGATGGCTCTTTATCCGTATTTACTGGTTGCCGCGCTTGCATTCTTTATATGGCAGTACAGAGTAATAATAAAAGAAGAAGAAAACTATTTAAGAAATAAATTCGGTCAATCCTACGAAGATTATTGCAATGAAGTACCCAGATGGATACCGACATTTTCCAAATATAAAAATCCCGGACTCCCCCAACCGGAATTTAATTTAAAAGCCGGACTTAAATCCGAAAGACGCACTCTCCAGGCAATTTCCGTTACTGTATTATTGTTAATAATACTTTATTTGGTTACAAATTGA
- a CDS encoding MtnX-like HAD-IB family phosphatase, with translation MNTNKTFKIFVDFDGTITKKDVGEILFLQFGNAEKAKEIVQDWIDRKINSRESWRLLCRTVEKLDKNEFDRFIDSQEIDESFKTFVDYCNADKHEIRIVSDGLDYYIDRILNRNGLSFVERFSNKLAFDDNGGFYPEFPYTDEECDRCANCKRNHIINYSGDEDYTVYIGDGYSDLCPAQYCDFIFAKGSLLRYCEINRITYFPFENFIDVINKLNELAARKRLKKRFQAQLKRKEVYIQG, from the coding sequence ATGAACACGAACAAGACATTCAAAATATTTGTCGACTTCGACGGCACAATAACAAAAAAAGACGTAGGCGAAATTTTATTCCTTCAATTCGGAAACGCCGAAAAAGCCAAGGAAATAGTGCAGGATTGGATCGACCGGAAAATCAATTCCAGAGAGTCGTGGCGCCTGCTTTGCCGCACTGTCGAAAAGCTCGACAAAAACGAATTCGATCGTTTCATCGATTCGCAGGAAATCGACGAATCGTTCAAAACTTTCGTCGACTACTGCAATGCAGATAAACATGAAATCAGAATAGTAAGCGACGGACTCGACTACTACATCGACAGGATTTTGAATAGGAACGGCTTGTCTTTTGTCGAGCGTTTTTCGAACAAACTTGCGTTCGACGATAACGGCGGTTTTTATCCGGAATTTCCTTATACGGACGAAGAGTGCGACCGGTGCGCAAATTGCAAAAGGAATCATATAATTAATTATTCCGGCGACGAAGATTATACCGTTTATATCGGAGACGGCTATTCCGATTTATGCCCGGCTCAATATTGCGATTTTATCTTTGCAAAAGGTTCGCTCTTGCGCTACTGCGAAATAAACAGGATAACTTATTTCCCGTTCGAAAACTTTATCGATGTAATAAATAAATTAAACGAATTAGCCGCCAGGAAGCGCCTGAAAAAGCGTTTCCAGGCTCAACTCAAAAGAAAAGAAGTTTACATACAAGGATAA
- the lpxB gene encoding lipid-A-disaccharide synthase, giving the protein MNKKIMIIAGEASGDLHGAELIQQLKKIDPGIEFYGVGGDRMIAAGLRPLVHINRMAFLGVTEIIRHLPFIRKVRNQLIDTVKKYKIQNAVLIDYPGFNLRIAHKFKKTGLEEFLLYLASSVGVGQKRIRKIKKIIDKMIVVFPFEEKLYKDNNIDVSFVGHPLIEKVENYKFMPKEEFFNKFRLDTNKEILVLLPGSRRHEIEKIFPAILPAAEKIANDNNLQIVVACADNIDASIYGNSDNSNFKIIKGHTYELFRYSRFGIVKSGTSTLEAALLGLPFVVVYSTNIITYLLGRIFVRLDHIAMPNILLGETVVEELIQKDLNEEKIIEVADGILNNPEKYKEIKNKLSKIKSMLGNAGASRKAAEIIYSQLNEA; this is encoded by the coding sequence TTGAACAAAAAAATAATGATCATTGCAGGCGAAGCTTCGGGCGATTTGCACGGAGCGGAGTTAATACAACAACTTAAAAAAATCGACCCTGGAATCGAATTTTACGGGGTCGGCGGAGACCGTATGATTGCCGCCGGTCTGCGCCCTCTTGTTCATATAAATCGAATGGCGTTCTTAGGTGTAACGGAAATCATTCGTCATCTGCCGTTTATTAGGAAAGTGCGCAACCAATTGATCGATACGGTTAAAAAATATAAAATACAAAACGCCGTTTTAATCGACTATCCGGGCTTCAATCTCAGAATCGCGCATAAATTCAAAAAAACTGGGCTTGAAGAATTTCTATTATATCTCGCCTCAAGTGTGGGCGTGGGGCAAAAAAGGATAAGGAAAATCAAAAAGATAATCGACAAAATGATTGTCGTCTTCCCTTTCGAAGAAAAATTGTACAAAGACAATAATATCGACGTCAGCTTTGTAGGCCATCCCCTAATCGAAAAAGTAGAAAATTATAAATTCATGCCCAAAGAAGAATTCTTTAATAAATTCCGGCTGGATACGAATAAAGAAATTTTAGTCTTGCTGCCGGGCAGCAGGAGGCATGAAATCGAAAAAATCTTTCCTGCTATTCTGCCCGCAGCCGAAAAGATTGCTAACGACAACAATCTGCAAATCGTCGTCGCATGCGCGGATAATATCGATGCTTCCATTTACGGGAATTCCGACAACTCTAATTTTAAGATTATTAAAGGACATACATACGAGCTTTTCAGGTATTCACGTTTCGGTATCGTAAAATCGGGAACGTCCACATTGGAAGCCGCATTGCTCGGACTACCATTCGTGGTCGTTTATTCCACAAACATAATTACTTATTTATTGGGTCGTATATTTGTACGGCTCGATCATATTGCTATGCCGAATATATTACTGGGAGAAACCGTGGTTGAGGAATTGATTCAAAAGGATCTTAACGAAGAAAAGATTATTGAAGTCGCCGACGGGATTCTCAATAACCCTGAAAAGTATAAAGAAATAAAAAACAAATTGAGTAAAATTAAATCGATGCTCGGCAATGCGGGCGCCTCCCGCAAAGCCGCGGAAATAATATATAGTCAACTTAATGAAGCTTAG